A window of the Elgaria multicarinata webbii isolate HBS135686 ecotype San Diego chromosome 22, rElgMul1.1.pri, whole genome shotgun sequence genome harbors these coding sequences:
- the TMEM199 gene encoding transmembrane protein 199, protein MPRALPPSTGILCAGAALGDARRRERTSGFFLHPHRVKKMVEWPRRLRNEAPSLPLSLLYGPALQPVAGRHVTPPLKMAASLRAGEPLRRAVSGSGLRGLSEELRAELGAALAEGDPRLPFALARNLHLALREAGSQVYLHELLEGSEIFLPEVKKPPRNPELEARLEKIKAKLANEEYKKITRNINCQELNRYGTLADLGRQVRSTKALYVTIFNFIVTVGAAFACTFLGSQYVFTDMAPRVLSAVIVASVVGLAELYVMVRTMEGELGEL, encoded by the exons ATGCCCCGCGCGCTGCCCCCCTCGACCGGCATCCTTTGCGCGGGGGCCGCTCTAGGCGACGCCCGCCGCAGAGAGCGCACTTCCGGTTTCTTCCTTCACCCCCACAGAGTTAAGAAAATGGTAGAGTGGCCCCGCCGGCTAC GGAACGAGGCGccctctcttcccctttctctgcTCTATGGCCCCGCCCTCCAACCCGTCGCCGGACGTCACGTGACCCCGCCCCTCAAGATGGCGGCCTCCCTGCGAGCTGGAGAGCCGCTGCGCCGGGCCGTGTCGGGCTCCGGGCTGAGGGGGCTGTCGGAGGAGCTGCGCGCCGAGCTGGGGGCGGCGCTGGCCGAGGGCGACCCCCGCCTGCCCTTCGCGCTCGCCCGGAATCTCCACCTGGCCCTGCGGGAGGCGG GTTCTCAAGTATATCTTCATGAACTGCTGGAGGGCAGTGAGATCTTCCTTCCTGAAGTGAAAAAGCCTCCCAGG AATCCAGAATTAGAGGCCCGGCTGGAGAAGATCAAGGCAAAGCTAGCCAACGAGGAGTACAAGAAGATAACAAGGAACATCAATTGCCAG GAACTGAACCGCTATGGCACTCTGGCTGATCTTGGAAGGCAAG TCAGGTCCACCAAAGCCCTGTATGTCACCATATTCAACTTCATTGTCACCGTGGGAGCTGCATTCGCCTGCACTTTTCTGGGTAGCCAGTACGTCTTCACGGATATGGCACCG cgtGTCTTGTCGGCTGTGATCGTGGCCTCCGTGGTGGGTTTGGCAGAGCTGTACGTGATGGTGCGGACAATGGAAGGGGAGCTTGGGGAGCTGTAG
- the SEBOX gene encoding homeobox protein SEBOX, which yields MERARFLRAAPPFLFPDGAAGERTEEEADRGARTERGGGGGCPAAGPRKRKRTTFTRGQLSELERVFAALPYPDIGTRELLAERTQLPEAKIQVWFQNRRARRIKSSPALRRASAVSKPPRPGAAGGGGQAPVAAAPSPSVFLCRGEEAAGPPPPPPRWPGSAGQEVGDEGPAAAAAWAALSRTSLGSISDLIYSAALVANFGEF from the exons ATGGAGAGGGCTCGCTTCTTACGGGCGGCGCCCCCGTTCCTCTTCCCCGACGGGGCGGCGGGCGAGCGAACGGAGGAGGAGGCCGACCGAG GGGCGCGCAcggagcgcggcggcggcggcggctgccctGCCGCGGGGCCCAGGAAGCGGAAGCGGACCACCTTCACCCGGGGCCAGCTGAGCGAGCTGGAGCGCGTCTTCGCTGCCTTGCCCTACCCGGACATCGGCACCCGGGAGCTCCTGGCCGAGCGCACGCAGCTGCCTGAAGCCAAGATCCAG GTCTGGTTCCAGAACCGGCGCGCGCGCAGGATCAAGAGCAGCCCCGCGCTCCGTCGGGCCTCAGCCGTCAGCAAGCCGCCCCGCCCGGGCGCCGCCGGCGGTGGCGGGCAAGCGCCTGTGGCTGCTGCGCCTTCGCCGTCCGTCTTCCTCTGCCGCGGGGAGGAGGCGGCTGgcccgcccccgccgccgcctcgGTGGCCGGGGAGCGCCGGGCAGGAGGTGGGCGACGaggggccggcggcggcggcggcgtgggcTGCTCTTTCGCGCACCTCGCTGGGCTCCATCTCGGACCTCATCTACAGCGCCGCGCTGGTGGCCAACTTTGGCGAGTTCTAG
- the POLDIP2 gene encoding polymerase delta-interacting protein 2: MAAAAARSRCLVAAAALGRARAASASSRCCCLPWSGRGLRGAAWAGGWAWPGLPPRRLLSSRNRPEGKVLETVGVFEVPKQQGKYETGQLFLHSVFGYRGIVLFPWQARLYDRDVASPVPDKGENAAGHGSKEVKGKTHTYYQVLIDARDCPHISQRSQTEAVTFLANHDDSRALYAIPGLDYVSHEDILPYTSTDQVPIQHELFERFLLYDQAKVPPFVARDTLCAWQEKNHPWLELSDVHRETTENIRVTVIPFYMGMREAQNSHVYWWRYCIRLENLNNEVVQLRERHWRIFSLSGTLETVRGRGVVGREPVLSKEQPAFQYSSHVSLQASSGHMWGTFRFERPDGSHFDVRIPPFSLESNKDEKTPPSGLHW; encoded by the exons atggcggcggcggcggcgcggagCCGGTGcttggtggcggcggcggcgctgggcCGGGCCAGGGCCGCCTCGGCCTCCTCCCGTTGCTGCTGCCTGCCGTGGAGCGGGCGGGGGCTCCGTGGGGCGGCctgggcaggggggtgggcgTGGCCCGGGCTGCCCCCCAGGCGCCTCCTCTCCTCGCG GAATCGTCCTGAGGGCAAAGTGTTGGAGACGGTCGGTGTATTTGAAGTGCCAAAACAGCAGGGCAAATATGAGACGGGGCAG TTATTTCTCCACAGTGTATTTGGATACCGGGGGATAGTCCTGTTTCCTTGGCAAGCCAGGCTGTACGACCGAGACGTTGCTTCCCCCGTGCCCGATAA GGGCGAGAACGCGGCGGGGCATGGATCCAAAGAAGTCAAAGGCAAGACACACACTTACTACCAGGTGTTGATAGATGCTCGCGACTGCCCTCACATA TCTCAGAGGTCACAGACAGAAGCGGTGACGTTTTTAGCAAACCATGACGACAGCCGAGCCCTCTACGCGATCccag GCCTTGACTACGTTAGTCACGAAGACATCCTCCCATACACGTCCACCGACCAGGTGCCCATCCAGCACGAGCTGTTTGAACGGTTCCTCCTGTACGATCAGGCGAAAG ttcctCCCTTCGTGGCGAGGGATACGTTGTGCGCATGGCAGGAGAAGAACCATCCGTGGCTGGAGCTCTCCGACGTGCACCGGGAGACCACAGAGAACATCCGGGTCACGGTGATCCCCTTCTACATGGGCATGCGG GAAGCCCAGAACTCCCACGTCTACTGG TGGCGCTATTGTATCCGCCTGGAGAACCTGAACAACGAAGTCGTGCAGCTCCGGGAACGGCACTGGCGGATCTTCAGCCTGTCCGGCACCCTGGAGACTGTCCGTGGCCGGGGGGTCGTGGGACGC GAGCCCGTCTTATCCAAAGAACAGCCCGCCTTCCAGTACAGCAGCCACGTCTCCTTGCAGGCATCCAGTGGTCACATGTG GGGCACTTTCCGCTTCGAGCGGCCCGACGGATCCCACTTCGACGTCCGGATCCCGCCCTTCTCTCTGGAAAGCAATAAGGATGAGAAGACGCCCCCTTCTGGCCTCCACTGGTAG